The following are encoded together in the Calditrichota bacterium genome:
- a CDS encoding MCE family protein, with protein MTYRRSEVKAGLFVIVSVLILLTFIIAISGLDFKRDTHRYLARFRYVGGITRGSLVRVGGMEVGRVTDLRIPADGDSRVEVVLEVRGDAPIRVDSEAFITTIGLMGAFYVEITLGSPDAPLLPSGSTLKSVEVTAFAQMSGSLASVSDRLNELVARLNRLLGEQNQQAVASLLQNANALLGPQEGELPRLLARLNGVAEQLQQAAASWNETITDNEQAVRQAVVQLPQVLAQSMATLASLEAASSHLDELLIANGAEYVQMLTDLRATAANLEELSRTLRERPWSILRASGPKDRELPD; from the coding sequence ATGACCTACCGCCGCAGCGAAGTGAAGGCCGGCCTTTTCGTCATCGTGAGTGTGCTGATCCTGCTGACGTTCATCATCGCCATCAGCGGCCTAGACTTTAAGCGGGATACGCATCGCTACCTGGCGCGCTTTCGGTACGTGGGTGGCATCACGCGGGGCTCGCTGGTGCGCGTCGGCGGCATGGAGGTCGGGCGGGTGACTGACCTGCGCATCCCTGCGGACGGCGACTCCCGGGTGGAAGTGGTGCTGGAGGTGCGCGGCGATGCGCCAATAAGAGTCGACTCGGAGGCGTTCATCACCACCATCGGGCTCATGGGTGCATTTTACGTGGAAATCACCTTAGGTTCGCCGGATGCGCCTCTGCTCCCGAGTGGCAGCACCCTCAAGAGCGTCGAGGTCACTGCTTTTGCGCAGATGTCCGGCAGTCTGGCCTCGGTGAGCGACCGGCTCAATGAGCTCGTGGCCAGACTCAACCGGTTGCTCGGGGAGCAGAACCAACAAGCCGTTGCCTCGTTGCTGCAGAACGCCAATGCCCTGCTCGGTCCGCAGGAGGGGGAGCTGCCGAGGCTATTGGCGAGGCTGAACGGCGTTGCGGAGCAACTGCAACAGGCAGCCGCTTCCTGGAACGAGACCATCACGGATAACGAACAGGCCGTTCGCCAGGCAGTGGTGCAACTGCCGCAGGTGCTGGCGCAGAGCATGGCGACACTGGCAAGCCTTGAGGCGGCCAGCTCGCATCTGGATGAACTGCTCATCGCCAACGGGGCGGAGTACGTGCAGATGCTGACGGACCTGCGAGCCACGGCGGCTAACTTGGAGGAGCTCTCGCGAACGCTGCGGGAGAGGCCGTGGTCCATCCTGCGCGCCTCGGGGCCGAAGGATCGCGAACTGCCTGACTGA
- a CDS encoding STAS domain-containing protein yields MEVRVRQEGGADIVEIAGEVDLFSSPEVRKALLSLAKKRSPVIIVDLARVSYMDSSGLATLIEGLQMTGAHQGKFKLAAPREEVLEVFELTRLVDVFEIHDNVAQALASLRPGGDGRAQVDMR; encoded by the coding sequence GTGGAAGTAAGAGTTAGGCAGGAGGGTGGGGCGGACATTGTGGAGATAGCCGGCGAGGTGGACCTCTTTTCTTCGCCGGAGGTGCGCAAGGCACTCCTTTCGTTGGCCAAGAAGAGGTCTCCGGTGATCATCGTGGATCTTGCCAGAGTGAGCTACATGGACAGTTCTGGCTTGGCGACTCTGATCGAAGGACTGCAGATGACCGGCGCCCACCAGGGGAAATTCAAACTTGCCGCACCGCGCGAGGAGGTGCTGGAGGTGTTTGAGCTGACCCGGTTGGTGGATGTCTTTGAGATTCATGATAATGTGGCTCAGGCCTTGGCGAGCCTCAGACCAGGCGGCGATGGACGTGCTCAAGTCGACATGCGGTAG
- a CDS encoding membrane integrity-associated transporter subunit PqiC, translated as MMRTAVVAGVLLASVLGCGHVPQTHYYLFDYERASVPGQTLPVIIGVASVEVVPPYDQERLVFRRSRHEVEFYHYHRWVESPAQLVRRCLLRDLAHSQRFRDVVPFPGHGAVDYLLSVRVERMEERDEGQAWFSCLELQCELRRAKGLELVHGWQVDEREAVAERSPAGVVQALTRCLERASARIIRETTEKLASM; from the coding sequence ATGATGCGGACTGCAGTGGTGGCCGGGGTGCTCTTGGCAAGCGTGCTGGGGTGCGGACACGTGCCGCAGACCCACTACTATCTTTTCGATTATGAGCGTGCCTCCGTGCCTGGCCAGACTCTGCCGGTGATCATAGGGGTGGCAAGCGTGGAGGTGGTGCCGCCCTACGACCAGGAGCGGCTGGTCTTTCGCCGCTCGCGCCACGAGGTGGAGTTCTACCACTACCACCGCTGGGTGGAGAGCCCGGCGCAATTGGTGCGCAGGTGCCTCCTCCGCGATTTGGCGCACTCGCAGCGGTTCCGGGACGTCGTCCCTTTTCCTGGGCATGGCGCGGTTGACTATCTCCTGAGCGTGCGCGTCGAGCGGATGGAGGAGCGGGACGAAGGGCAGGCCTGGTTCTCCTGCCTGGAGCTGCAGTGCGAGCTGCGGCGGGCCAAGGGGCTGGAGCTGGTGCACGGCTGGCAGGTCGACGAGCGGGAGGCGGTAGCAGAGCGCTCGCCCGCCGGTGTGGTGCAGGCCCTTACCCGCTGCCTGGAGCGTGCCTCGGCGCGCATCATCCGCGAAACGACCGAGAAGCTCGCCAGCATGTGA
- a CDS encoding ABC transporter ATP-binding protein, which produces MAEVAIQVCDLVARYDSRVILDHINLEVRKGETMVIVGRSGCGKSTLLRHMVGLEQPASGHVYIDGIDITSADDKTRNELLRKMGVLFQSGALFNSMSIGDNVALPLREHTRLEESTIRIMTRMKLDAVGLAGFEHFWPAQLSGGMKKRAALARAIAMDPEYLFCDEPSAGLDPVVAMGIDKLLLRLKRAFKMTMVVVTHELASIFTIADRIAMIDGGRVIAVGTPEELRASPHRRVQQFLNREADEEELDPKAYLRALTEEPGEME; this is translated from the coding sequence GTGGCAGAGGTGGCAATACAGGTCTGCGACTTGGTGGCGCGCTACGATAGCCGCGTCATTCTGGACCACATCAATTTGGAAGTGCGCAAGGGCGAGACCATGGTCATTGTCGGTCGCTCCGGGTGCGGCAAGAGCACCTTGCTGCGCCACATGGTTGGCCTGGAGCAGCCGGCCAGCGGCCACGTGTACATCGATGGCATCGATATCACCAGCGCGGACGACAAGACCAGAAACGAGCTCCTCAGGAAGATGGGAGTCCTATTTCAGAGCGGGGCGTTGTTCAATTCCATGAGCATCGGCGACAACGTTGCCCTGCCGTTGCGCGAACACACCCGCCTGGAGGAGTCGACCATCCGCATCATGACGCGCATGAAGTTGGACGCCGTGGGGCTGGCCGGCTTCGAGCACTTTTGGCCGGCGCAGCTCTCCGGGGGCATGAAGAAGCGTGCCGCCTTGGCGCGCGCCATCGCCATGGACCCTGAGTACCTCTTCTGCGACGAGCCGTCGGCAGGCTTGGACCCGGTGGTGGCCATGGGCATCGACAAGCTTCTGCTGCGCCTAAAACGGGCCTTCAAGATGACCATGGTGGTGGTTACCCACGAGTTGGCCTCCATTTTCACCATTGCCGATCGCATCGCGATGATCGATGGGGGGCGGGTTATTGCTGTGGGCACGCCGGAAGAGCTGCGCGCCAGCCCGCATCGCCGGGTGCAGCAGTTCCTCAACCGGGAGGCCGATGAAGAGGAGCTTGACCCCAAGGCGTACCTTCGTGCCCTGACCGAAGAACCAGGAGAGATGGAATGA
- a CDS encoding ABC transporter permease produces the protein MLKSTCGSVGRVSLQMAGHAGSMALLCGRTCAHMLLGRVRLRHTTEQFVRTGADSVPIVAVMCFLVGLILAMQAAYQLEPFGATIYVADLLAVSMTREMGPMLTAIIVTGRSGSAIAAELGTMKVSEEIDALRTMGIDPIQLLVVPRTLALMVALPCLTLIADAVGIAGGLGIAVAALKLSAVQYLKETADALVMKDLLTGLGKSFFFGLIIAQVGSYQGLRVSGGAEGVGRATTTSVVSSIFLIILADLAFTALFYSTL, from the coding sequence GTGCTCAAGTCGACATGCGGTAGTGTCGGGCGAGTCAGCTTGCAGATGGCCGGCCATGCGGGAAGCATGGCTCTCCTCTGCGGGCGCACCTGCGCCCACATGCTCCTGGGAAGGGTGCGGCTGCGCCACACCACCGAGCAGTTCGTGCGCACCGGCGCCGATTCCGTGCCCATCGTGGCGGTGATGTGCTTTCTGGTGGGGCTGATTCTCGCCATGCAGGCCGCGTATCAATTAGAGCCGTTTGGGGCGACCATCTACGTGGCCGACCTACTGGCGGTCTCCATGACCAGGGAAATGGGTCCCATGCTCACCGCCATCATCGTCACCGGACGCAGTGGCTCGGCGATCGCTGCGGAACTCGGCACCATGAAGGTGTCGGAGGAGATCGACGCGCTGCGCACCATGGGCATCGATCCAATTCAGCTGCTGGTGGTACCCCGTACCTTAGCCCTCATGGTGGCCCTCCCTTGCCTGACGCTGATAGCGGATGCGGTGGGGATTGCCGGCGGCCTGGGCATCGCAGTGGCCGCGCTCAAACTCTCCGCCGTGCAATACCTCAAAGAGACCGCCGACGCCCTAGTCATGAAGGACCTGCTCACCGGCCTGGGGAAGAGTTTCTTCTTCGGCCTGATCATCGCCCAGGTGGGTAGCTACCAGGGCCTGAGAGTGAGCGGAGGCGCCGAAGGGGTGGGGCGAGCCACCACGACCTCGGTGGTAAGCTCGATCTTCTTGATCATCCTGGCCGACTTGGCATTCACCGCCTTGTTCTATTCCACACTGTGA